Proteins encoded in a region of the Candidatus Moanabacter tarae genome:
- the bgaB gene encoding Beta-galactosidase bgaB, whose protein sequence is MQISQTTPRKSLLGDSTHPFPIGTEYYRAPMPPQKFWDEDFKSIRKMGMRIVRTFSFWNWMEPQSGIFELDDFDRMFELAQKNDLKVWFDITLATHGSCPEWLLREHPDIRAVKANGEVVMPSAGKAMPQGVRIQCYDHPKWREYGERLLRTVVSRYKDAPNLIMWGIWDGIGLSGFDDDPCYCNHTLNQYSLWLKAKYSLDQLNDRFLRRYRNWEDVHPPRNNNNIVEMLLYRQFHYENLANALRWQVKIVESLDDQHEVRAHGAHYPRPWDEICSLEVDSYGMSMPSNNLLTSNDPYQISDRYFSFDWNRSIGKEGRWWNEEIYSGMSPGGVTWSKQTDPMELTSLLWMTLVSGAAGCMFWQYTPEYMSFEAPGYSLVSPDRSPTSRSEAVTRAITEIDSIKKHLPIAVPKAEAAVVYSPKSHEIFTYGGQSERFIKDLRGVYRTLWENNIAMDVISPSMDWSGYKVIYLPNVALLDEGTIGKIKETIQDPRGAHLIIDGNFGSYVGTGYNSFSPPEGLTDLIEGGVADYSKITSQDIDSGSNVLVTDFGETAITNECGYSVIKVSGESRIIATLENQVLGIETKDRKLTWFGLSLSTAFGDIGVPDLVLPLFKSFRVTSPIELEGDKLIAMRRPSRLGGWLLFLFNLESKQATSIIKFDSTIQEATELLKGETLPIENYCCNVEVDPGAVIVLYLNQGSHVQT, encoded by the coding sequence ATGCAGATTTCTCAGACAACCCCACGCAAAAGCCTCTTGGGCGATTCCACCCACCCATTTCCCATCGGAACGGAATACTACCGTGCACCAATGCCGCCTCAGAAATTTTGGGATGAGGATTTTAAATCCATACGTAAAATGGGAATGCGCATCGTAAGGACATTCTCATTCTGGAATTGGATGGAGCCACAGTCTGGAATCTTTGAACTTGATGACTTCGATCGAATGTTTGAGCTCGCCCAAAAAAACGATCTAAAGGTCTGGTTCGATATCACTCTAGCAACACACGGTTCTTGTCCTGAGTGGTTGTTGCGCGAGCATCCTGATATTCGAGCAGTGAAAGCAAATGGTGAAGTTGTCATGCCGTCAGCCGGCAAAGCCATGCCTCAGGGTGTAAGAATCCAATGCTATGACCACCCGAAATGGAGAGAATATGGGGAACGACTTCTCCGCACTGTTGTTTCGCGCTACAAGGATGCCCCAAATTTGATCATGTGGGGAATTTGGGACGGAATCGGCTTATCTGGATTCGACGACGATCCGTGCTACTGTAATCACACCCTGAACCAGTACTCCCTCTGGCTAAAGGCAAAATATTCCCTCGACCAATTGAATGATCGCTTTCTACGCCGTTACCGTAACTGGGAAGATGTTCACCCTCCCAGGAACAACAACAACATCGTTGAGATGTTGCTTTATCGGCAATTTCATTACGAAAACCTTGCCAATGCCCTTAGATGGCAGGTCAAGATAGTCGAAAGCCTAGACGATCAGCACGAAGTACGTGCACATGGTGCTCATTACCCGCGTCCGTGGGACGAGATCTGTAGCCTCGAAGTCGATAGTTACGGGATGTCTATGCCATCCAACAACCTCCTGACCAGCAACGACCCCTATCAAATCAGTGATCGTTACTTCAGTTTTGACTGGAACCGGAGTATTGGCAAAGAAGGGAGATGGTGGAATGAAGAGATCTACTCGGGAATGAGTCCTGGCGGTGTAACCTGGAGTAAGCAAACCGACCCTATGGAACTCACGTCACTCTTATGGATGACTCTGGTGAGCGGCGCAGCTGGTTGCATGTTCTGGCAGTACACTCCGGAATACATGAGCTTTGAAGCCCCAGGCTACAGCCTGGTCTCTCCCGACCGCTCTCCAACATCCAGATCTGAAGCTGTGACAAGAGCGATCACTGAAATTGATTCGATTAAGAAACATTTACCTATTGCAGTCCCCAAAGCTGAAGCCGCAGTAGTTTATAGTCCGAAAAGCCACGAGATCTTCACCTATGGAGGTCAGAGCGAACGGTTTATCAAGGACCTCCGCGGTGTTTACCGAACTCTCTGGGAAAACAATATCGCAATGGACGTTATTTCCCCGAGCATGGATTGGTCCGGATATAAGGTTATCTATCTACCAAACGTCGCACTCTTGGATGAGGGGACGATTGGGAAAATAAAAGAAACAATACAAGACCCAAGAGGAGCCCATCTCATCATTGATGGAAACTTCGGCAGCTATGTGGGAACAGGTTACAACAGTTTTTCTCCCCCCGAGGGGTTAACCGATCTCATCGAAGGTGGTGTTGCCGACTACTCAAAAATTACTAGTCAAGATATTGATTCCGGGAGCAATGTTCTAGTCACGGACTTCGGTGAAACAGCTATCACGAATGAATGCGGCTACTCCGTAATCAAAGTCTCAGGCGAGAGCAGGATAATTGCTACTCTCGAGAACCAGGTATTAGGAATCGAAACCAAGGACCGAAAACTTACCTGGTTCGGCCTTTCCCTGTCTACAGCCTTTGGTGACATTGGAGTCCCGGATTTGGTCCTTCCTCTTTTTAAATCTTTCCGGGTTACCTCACCAATAGAATTAGAAGGAGATAAACTTATCGCTATGCGCCGCCCTTCAAGGTTGGGAGGATGGCTGCTCTTCCTTTTCAACCTCGAATCCAAACAGGCAACATCGATCATAAAATTTGACTCTACTATTCAGGAAGCTACTGAACTTCTTAAAGGCGAGACTTTGCCTATAGAAAATTATTGCTGTAATGTAGAGGTCGATCCAGGTGCAGTAATCGTTCTTTATTTAAACCAAGGAAGTCATGTTCAAACTTGA
- the iolG_17 gene encoding Myo-inositol 2-dehydrogenase has protein sequence MNIERKYRVALIGTGRVGYQFSFGGLPDNHAEAVQNSEACKLVAGVNRGEEKLRAFGKRFGINALYYDYRQMLKEVKPDICIIATHPELHCEMVEGCAAEPSTKAIICEKPMALSLEECDRMIAACESCGVILQINHNRRWNPEWNLGLKLLREGAIGDLNMIFCYMDGGKPAPSWRSENEGPLLHDFTHYFDLMDLFAGDVDWLCGMAEQRRQPWPVEDFSAAFMKFKKGVTGVIYGAELTSYSNHGFELRGTEGVIRFDSERVRLYQSQQDMYEPESGFQWSSLQEKEVLHPEAASTYVLGLGELLDALNGRGLLRSDGLVGRRSLEMVMAIYQSQLQGNCPVKFPVSVGGSGVAALRRAGDFKKEL, from the coding sequence GTGAACATCGAAAGGAAGTATCGTGTGGCCCTGATTGGAACAGGGAGAGTGGGGTATCAATTCAGTTTTGGTGGGTTGCCCGACAATCACGCTGAGGCGGTTCAGAACAGTGAGGCTTGCAAACTAGTAGCAGGAGTAAATCGAGGTGAAGAAAAGCTCCGCGCCTTTGGGAAGCGGTTTGGGATCAATGCCTTGTATTATGACTATCGGCAGATGCTTAAGGAAGTTAAGCCGGATATCTGTATAATTGCTACTCATCCCGAATTACACTGCGAGATGGTCGAAGGTTGTGCTGCTGAGCCGTCGACCAAAGCTATCATATGCGAGAAACCGATGGCGCTTTCTCTAGAGGAGTGCGATCGGATGATCGCTGCCTGTGAGAGTTGTGGGGTAATTCTTCAGATAAATCACAACCGTCGTTGGAATCCGGAATGGAACCTCGGGTTAAAGCTCCTTAGAGAAGGGGCAATAGGTGATCTTAACATGATTTTTTGCTATATGGATGGCGGCAAACCTGCACCCTCATGGCGCAGCGAGAACGAGGGGCCATTGCTCCACGATTTTACCCACTATTTCGATTTGATGGACCTCTTTGCTGGAGATGTCGATTGGCTCTGTGGAATGGCTGAGCAGCGACGTCAGCCTTGGCCAGTTGAGGACTTCAGCGCAGCCTTTATGAAATTCAAGAAAGGTGTTACGGGCGTCATATATGGAGCAGAACTTACCAGTTATTCGAATCACGGGTTCGAGTTGCGAGGAACAGAGGGAGTAATTCGTTTCGATTCCGAGCGCGTGCGATTATATCAGAGTCAGCAAGACATGTATGAGCCCGAGAGTGGTTTCCAATGGAGTTCGTTGCAGGAAAAAGAAGTGCTTCATCCAGAAGCTGCGTCGACCTATGTTTTAGGACTTGGAGAGTTGCTAGATGCTCTTAACGGGCGTGGTTTGCTCCGTAGCGATGGTCTAGTTGGACGTCGCTCTTTGGAGATGGTAATGGCTATCTATCAGTCTCAGCTGCAAGGGAATTGCCCCGTTAAATTTCCTGTTTCCGTGGGTGGATCGGGTGTTGCGGCATTGCGGCGAGCTGGAGACTTTAAAAAGGAATTGTAA